The following proteins are encoded in a genomic region of Dyadobacter sp. UC 10:
- a CDS encoding nuclear transport factor 2 family protein, with the protein MGTNNKLILEEANAAMTKGDYEGFLSFCTDDTVWTFVGEQTLRGKEAVRAYMAETYLEPPKFMVKNLIAEGDFVTALGNIDLKDKDGKSTSYSYCDVWRFLDGKMAELTAFVIEAE; encoded by the coding sequence ATGGGCACGAACAACAAGCTGATATTGGAAGAAGCAAATGCCGCAATGACAAAAGGCGACTATGAAGGGTTTTTATCGTTCTGTACTGACGATACGGTATGGACATTTGTAGGGGAGCAGACGCTACGGGGAAAGGAAGCAGTGCGGGCTTACATGGCGGAGACCTATTTGGAACCGCCAAAATTTATGGTTAAAAACCTCATTGCAGAAGGTGACTTTGTTACCGCACTCGGCAACATCGACTTGAAGGATAAAGATGGAAAATCGACCAGCTATTCATACTGCGACGTCTGGCGATTTCTTGATGGTAAGATGGCCGAATTGACGGCATTTGTCATTGAGGCTGAGTAG